The following DNA comes from Tachypleus tridentatus isolate NWPU-2018 chromosome 9, ASM421037v1, whole genome shotgun sequence.
GTAAATTGTTAAAAATAGCGTTTCAAATCCGTTATGATAGAGccatttaatttcatataatcACACTGTATCGTGTGCAAAATATTTATTGCAACAGTTgttttgaaactataaataatgtttaagataAATAGAAAGTACGGAGCCAGTGGAGTTATCCATATcattaactattaaaaaaatatattaacatttcatgGTAAGGTACTATCTCGGATCGCAACGAAAATTTTGCAGTTAGGAATTAGTTAAAAGCtgtgtaaatgtttcattttagtaACGAAACACTTTTCTTTTGTACAGTAATAGTGTTTTGTTCGTGATACAGCCGATACTGTGATAGTAACTATTTTGTTAAGTAATTATATTAGAACTTGTTACTGCAGGTGTTCAGAATACAAGGTTTACAACACTCCCTCGTGTACGTGACATGAACCATTCAAAAAAGAAATACGTGTTTGgttcaatacaaaaaaataacgtgttagtatatatttcttaaaatatcgtACCTGTGTTATCATTATGCTTCAACCAGCGTACCCAGATATTTCGACAGTTTCCTCGTACGACTGACACGTGTGTTATAATCGTTCATCTATTAATTCACTAATAACAAAAACTGGCCTATAATGTAATGACTTTGACAGATAATGTAATGAAAACGACCCAACTATTATGTTAAGATTTTAACCGATAATGCTATAAACAGAATTATGACTGGTGCCAGGCCACTACACTTATGTTTATTCCAACAAATCAAAGTGTGTATTTTCGAGAATTTCCCGTGTTTCATCGTTCGCAAAGAAGCACATAACAGCAGATCTTCGGTACTGAATGAGTATTGCATTCTTTCGGTggttttacctttttttaatCACCCCTTCCCTCACATTTTCAGCACTTGGACTTTCCTTTGTTTTTGTGAAGTCCATGAATTACTTCCTGTGACCTCAGCGTCATTTCTGCACTTTAACTTTAGTTATGTGGCTAATACAAATAAAACTCATTTCTGTGTCTTAGCACCCGGAGTTCAGTGAAACAAATTGAATGCAGTATATTAACTGGCTACATAATATTCAGACTGTAATGTTAGAATTTTAACACGGAAGTAGTGCATTATAGTAGGAAATCTTTTTCTCTGTGCATTTCTTGGAGAAAACTGCTTGAACAGATgtgaaaatgttaattaaaaaaaaagataaattttgatgtttgtttgttttgaattttcgtgcaaagctacacgaaggttatctgcgctaactgcccctactttatcagtgtaagactaaaggaaaggcagctagtcatcactacccacttctaactttttggctactcttacGAATGAGTAATGGGATTGAACAttgaattataacgcccccacggctaaaatggcgagcatgtttggtgtgatggatattcgaaccacgaccctcagataacaagacaaacaccttaactacctggccgttGCAGGTGGTTGGTTATATTTTGAAGCAGTTTTATAAGACCTTGAGATAAGTATGTACAGCtccttaaaaaaaaactgtagacTCTTTCAAGCCCTAAATAGAACTGCATTTAAGATAGACAgataaaattaggatttgagttTTACTACAGAATACTGAAACTTTAAGGTTTACTTTAATTGTTCATGCATGGTTTTTCTGTTGAAATATTGCTATTATGTGcaggaaatatttttgtttttactttaatcttaaaatacaaaagataaaaaGTATGTAtggtttaaatatacaaaatatgtattcaaTTAATATGTCAAAGAAATAATCTTCAAACCAGATTAAATTATATGAAAGTGTTATTTTGCTAATCATGAATGTTTAGAGATTATAATAGTCAGTATAATTCTTAATTGGTTTTATACAGGTAAGAAAAGCATATCAACaatatgttaatttcattttgtttgtgtaaGCTGAGACAGATGAGATCTTTGGCTTGGTGTAAGTTTACTAGGGCAGCTAAGTTGAACAACTGAAGTTcttattaaagtattgtttaagtTATTACTTCTCATTATGTAGCATATAATGCTGTAGCTAGGAAAGTATGAAGTATTTTAAACTAGTCTTTGCCAGATTTCAGcttatttatgtaatttgtaaCTTTCATGTGTTACTGGTTTAATTATTGCATAAAAAAGTGTGAAGTCAATGAtctatagtatttttaatttttgtaaaaacagtttttaaatgtaacttcCAGTTTTGCCAAATAGCTTCTCAATACAGATAAGTTTTAAGTTCACCTTCTTATAACTTTATTCTGACAAAGTGAAATTAACCAGCTCTTTTAATCACAGATatgcaaattaaaaattaatatttctcgCTAACATATTTATCTGTTAGTCACTTACAGTAATAGGGTTTGCTTTTTAGTATTAAATACGCATAAACTAAATTCTTGTACCCTGTAGGCTGCCATACTGCAACAGACCACTGAATACATCTATCAGTTAGAGCAGGAAAAAGCCAGACTGTTGGCTCAGAATTGCCAACTAAAGAGGCTGCTCAACTATCAGTTGCACATAGATAGTGATGGAAGCAGTCCTGAATCTCCATTACCTAAACGCAAAAAAACTGAAACAGGTACGTACACAGGATAATTAGAACCTAGAGACAACTATAAGAACATTACTTAATACTACTTAAGCTAGTATGAAGTCAATAAATAATGATTATTGAACAATAGAAGCTAAAACTTTTATCATGTAATTGCCAAAACAGATGCTTCAAAATTATAAACGGTATTCATTTTGGTATTCCAGTTAACTAATATAGCTTAAAATGAAGCTTTGAAAAATATACAGCCTTATAAGCTTTAATTAAAACTTGCATTTTATTTCTTCTCTTAGCAGACAGTTCTGAAGCTttcttttaatgaattttaaagtGGATATACTTCTTCATTCATCAATGTTAATCTTTTAAAGAATAGGGCTAAAAGCAGTGGTAATCTTAAATTTTGTATAGTACAACTGTTAGTTCATATATTAGCCTTTCATAACatactttaatttcataattaacaGATACTCTCTCATTAATATAAGTTAGGTTGATGTTAGATAATGGTTAATTTGCAAACTAAAATACTTGATTTAGACAACAAAAATTCTATATCAGTAACCTAGAATTAAAGTATTTGATTTTGTTATAGTTtctaagaaattataataatattaatttaataatttgaaaatgcAATGCATCATGTTTTCAACCTTCTAAGGACATATTTATTACCAGGCTTAGTGATTAAACTGTTTTTCAATTTAAGATGTTTTATACATCTAAAATTTTTATCAAAGAAGTTATTAACCTTAAAACCTTAAATATTTTTGAGGTTAAAACTTGCTTCCCAAGTGAGCTTGAAAAGAATTAGTTAAGTCTAAAGTTGACAGGTTAGCTATAAACTGATAAGCTTCTTTATTTATTCATCTATTTTATGATGTTATAGTTATGTGGCAAATCATAATTTTCCATGATGTCAGAATAAAAGAGGGTTTGACATTATTTGCTTGCAGCAGAGTCTTCAGATGAAGGGATTGGTAGTATGAGTCCTATAGGTGATACTGAATATATATCAGAggaaatgaaaaaagaaatggTTGGCCTGCAAATGCAATCAGACAAGGAGCACAGAATACAAGTAATGCTCAAAGAACAGACTCGAACCTCAGAAACTCAAAGATACCCTGGTCAGATACGAAAAACAATCCCACAAAATACACCAGAGGTAAATATGgcttattttttaatttggtaatgGATGTGCATATTTCAATTTAGGCAGAGTGCATTTATTAGTTTTGAAGGTATTTCATTTTCAGGcttctgtttgtttcttgaatataAACAGACAACATTTTTAACTCAAATGACTGACTGTTTGAACTTTAAGAAGTGCCATTATGATATAAAAGATTGTAATCTTAATAATATGCATTTAAGATTTTTACCTCATCTTTTCCTTGTCAACTAACTTTGGTCTTTTGCACTGAAACCTAATTGCAGTCAAAAATAAAGGTGATTATTTGATATACCATTCTCTTATATCTCGATTCTCATAGCATTATTAATCTTTAACAATTGCTTGTTATTAATTTGGTAGCATATTTggaattataattgttattttgatTTCTATAATTTGAAGGATTTCAATGCAGACCTACCACCTCTGGAGCAAAAAcaatttccttttgtttttccCAATGGATGTTCTTCTAGCCTAAGTCCTGGGCTACAGAAAACtaagaatgtatttgtttcttgtcCAAGAAGTCCAACTCATCATGTAGAGAATTCAGAAGATTTCTCTGGAAAGAACTTGCCTATATTCTCTCCTCATTCCATTAATATAGAAACATGTTCGTCTCAGTTGCACATCTTGGGGTCCTCTGGTCAGACTTCACAAACAACTACTACAGCTGCCACTGAAGTTTGTAGTTCCTCTATGAAACCATCTAGGACTGGAGAAACTGTTCACTGCATTACATCACCTCAAACTTATAAAGTAAGCAGTACCTCTCGTCAAAACTTGGAAACAATTGTGGAAGCAATTCGTCACTTAGAAGGTGACCACATGTTCCGAGATGATCCAGAGCCACCGAGGAAACTGCAATCAGAAGGGATAATATCAGATGATATAGCTTCTCacgaaagtatttttaattttgtgccaCAGAAAACTAGCAATATAGCCTGTGATCATGAAATCATTCATTATTCTTCTATGAAACAGTCTCGTCCTGGTGTCATTGTTAGCAACCATacatagttttagttttgtgtcACAGGTTTGTCAATTTTTGAGACTTTGTTTCATCACTTATGTTGTAGTAATATGTTTCATATGTAAAGCATCCAGCATAAAAGAAGTTTTGTTTAACTTTTGGTGCCTTTTACGTAAAAATATGTTGACTTCATAAACAgcatttgtattatattactcACTAAATCATTTTTGCGTTATTGCTAAGAAGACTTTTCGTTGgaacataatacataataataaagttagCGATACTAAATTCCCTTTTTTGTGTATAGAATGTTATTTGTGCAGTGTCAACACAAATAGCCTTATATCTGCCATAAAAAATAGTAGTCGAATAAAAGGTTTGCCAATCACTGTGTCTctgtttttgatgttttaaaagtAAGCTACATTCTCTAAGTTGTTAAGTTTAGAAAGGAATATTTCTATCATGTTAGCACTTCATGAAACCCTTTGGATACATCTAAAAGTAAGTTTCTAAATTCTAAGTAAAGCCAAACAACTAAAATGggatatggtaaaaaaaaatgcaaGAATTAGTAAAACCATTGAATCTtgtattacttgttttataaacatacCCTAGTtgagctgttttgtttttatactgggATATCTCTGaattttgtcatttaaaatatttgtttgaattttcatttgtaatattGCTTGTTCATTGTACATGATAATTATGTAAGAATATAGTTGTGCAAATACAATGCAATTTTATTTGAGTAACTAGTGAAAAGTTGCAAGTTGCTTATTAGCATCATTATTGACACAATGATAACCTTTATGCATTGTTTCAAGTCGTCTTTCTTAATATACAACTGCCTAAATCTTAAGTTTTATGTTTACTGTACATATAatgaatgtatttcattttgttttcatctgGAGCTTAATAGGTTTGTTGTGTATTCACGTATGATTTATGTGCATTATGCAGGCATAAAACTAAAGAAGTATTTGAATACATGTCCACTAAGAAGGTATAAATTTAATAAGTTGTTCAAGAAAAGACTAAAGAATAATACTATTATAAGAAATGTTTGAATATGTTAAGGCACTTCTATTGTTTTAGCTACAGTATTTTAGATGTTATAAGTACGTAACTTTCTTAATGTCTGGGTTTAATATTTCACAAGTACTGTTGTTCCAGTTGAAATGAAAATGGAGCCTAAGTAtctctttcttttttctattactaatttttaaattacgtACAGGCAGGGGGCTTTTATGAAGTTTATgaaatattactaatatatttgtatatgtatatattacacgtGTTACGTTTTTGACTTTTCTGTCAAGTTATGTCACATGttacataattatcaaacatttaaaaatccaACCTGATGCAAGTTTTTAATTCGTACTATCAGATGTCacagcaacatttttttttattcggaTCAACCGCATTTATATACCTTTTTGTTTGTGAGATGCattcaacagtaaaaaaatattaagcgTCTTTAATTGCTATGTATGCTAAAGATGTCAAACGGGGCGGATTCATTAGTTTAAATCTATATCTACTTGCTTCATatagttttatctttttgttaCGTGCCCAGTTTTTTTGCATTATATTTTGCTTCCACAATAAGAAGAAATATAACAGTACGTGTTTTTTGACGGTTACttttttttagtataaaatgGATATGAAGTTTGTGATTTAAATGTGATGTAATATAATCTACGTGCTCAAAACCATAAGAATAGTTGCACTCCAACATTAGGTGAAACTGTGTCCAAAGGTTCTTTCCTTGTgtatacaggcccggcatggtcagggcGCTTTACTTACAATCTGAAGGTCATCGAATCAAATCCCTGTCCCACacacatgctccccctttcaacaACGGAGGTGTTATAACGTTctgatcaattctactattcatgggtaaaagaACAGTCCAAGAACTGGCAgtgagtggttatgactaactgaattccctctggtcttacactcctatactagggacggctagcgcagatacctctcgTATAGATTGGCgccaacttaaaaaacaaacaaatacagaaatatattagCACCTTTTAATATGCATAAGAAGAGGGTTGAAGCTCTTGTTCCTATGCCCCAAAAGAGTCTTTTTCCTCAGTAATAGCAAAGTGTAAAGAACTATTAACAGCTTGAGTTCATACTTTTCATGCTTCGAGTTGTTATGTAGAAAGAAAtccaactttaaaataaatggaacGTAAAACTTtggtatttatgtataaaaaaatgtcaataataataCGCAGTTTAGTTTTAGATTTCAAAGTGTTTATGAGACTaattaaaaatgtgtgtgtttcaTTGTAAagttacattgggctatctgctgtgggattttagtgttgtaagtcagtAGACAAATAAGGTTATAGGGGATCCTTTTTTTTATCGTGATTTTATCCTCTGTGTACCAGCTGCAACTCATGCAACTCAGTCTCCCCTCGCACTTCACCTCCTCTCACCCTCTGAAAAGGCTTGCATTACAATGCTTGTAAAATGCCTTTTTTGTTAATGGTCCCCCTACCCTTTCACTTTTCTCTGCACGTTGCTGGACAGTATATTACTGTTCGAAACAAGCAGTAAATGCACATAACATTTACATTAACCAAACCTAAAGAAGCtttcaaaaaaacttttataaagccTTCAAAGCgcttaagaaataattaaaaagctATTAGACATTAGTTTGCTTTCACTCACCAATAACATAGGTTATTTACCAGCACTGTAACTCTTCAGTGTTATATTTCTAACCATCTAAACTGGTGTCTGTAATTCTAGTTGAAAAGAGAATTTCACTATCAAATCCTATTTTCTcgtatattatataaatatttcacattcaGATTTATATCTCAAATTCGTCTCAGTGTATTTGAAGACGGATATCTTCGTGTTATCTCTCATCAGGTTTATTCTTGTGAACTGTGGTATTTATgactagttttttgttttttttcgtttataAAACAACACCTGAAGCTCGGTGTAatgaactaattttaaaattaccagCATTATCTCTACACAGTACTGTGATTGTGTACTTACCAACTCGGATGTTAAAACAGTGCAAGTGTTACTTCtacatattaaacaaattaattacatcTAATATCTGAACTTCAACCTGAATATTAAACAGTCAGCAACAAATTTCGTTTTTGAAAGTTTTCCAGCAGTTTCCggttaacaacaaagaaattaagTCAAAATGAGGCAAATTTTAACCTTCGGCTACAGCAAGAtagaaacgtttaaaataattacaccaATAAccaatattaaaactactttgaAAAATAGAACGGAAGTTTCTTAATAACATTTAACTAgtagtgaaatgtttaaaatgataattatgTAACCCTTAACTTTAGCTCACCCATACTGGTTCAGCGACaagtttgagagcttataacattaaaagttaaatatcGATACCTAaagtgggtaaagcacagataacgCCCTGTTAGCTTTATGATTAATAACAACCCATTCACTTtagcattttttatttgttttattttaaaatgtgcttaATGTATTGTTTGGGCTTGTTCATATGGTTTATAAATGTATGATGTTATTTTGATAACCACATTATTACCCAAATGTGCCTCTTCATTTGTGTATAATGAATAAACGTGCATTGTTCAGAACAGTTAAATGATAATCGGAATTAAAACTAAATGTGGCGGGAATTTTGTTTGAAAGAAGAGAGTGGGGGTGCTCGGGAACAATCATTCAACTGCGTTTGTGAATTTCTTTAGCTTCAAATGACTGTTATATTTTAACTGAGAAGATAATATTTCACATTAGTTTTATCGGAAACCTGTGAGATAGGTcggagaaaataaataattgtctTCCTACATATTGTATTGACTGCTTTACTCTTTTCACACAGTAAGAACTTAGTTGAATTTAGTTAGTGTGTTTACTGAACTGGAAGACCGACGACCGGATTTACAAGATGGAGTCTGGAAGCCTGGTCCTGGAGTTCGGGAGAGAATCCTTGTCGGATGCTATGCGAGAGTCAACACCTTTTTAGAACGGGGTGCAGATTCTTGGTGTGGTTCATTGTTAGGTTGAGGCTTTTCTGTGACTTTTGGATCTTGGGATACggtgttttttattgtgtatcCTGGTACTGTGAATACAAAGGTGAGTTCTTGATGTTTAACTGTGGTAAGGAAGTTAACTCTTTATGCAAGGAAAAACCTTTAGTGGTCATATACCTATGTTCCTGCCCCTTGTTTTGGCTTATCGGGCTGGAACGCTCAAAAGAATGTGTTATGAGTATTTTATCAGTATAGGTAATGTTTTAACTTCTGAATGCTAGGTGAGATCTGTCAGTTACCTTGTACCAACAGTTAACACTCAAAAATGTCTTTTCATTGGCATATGTATTAGTATTTACAATAACGTTTTCAAAATGTATGAGTTGTCACAGAATAAGATCCTGGATGGTAACTAAGTGTCGCTACATCCCCAGTATCTGTATTGCTCAGAGGAAAAAATCCATGGGAAGGTGacgaataaagtaaattaaatgtagGAAAGTTTTAAGTAGGAAGAAGTCAATTGTGTTCTTCACTGAAACATGGAGAAAGCATGAGGATTTTGGCGAGTAAAGTTTTCAGTTGACGACAAAACATGAGATTGAAGCATCCACTTCCAGCATGCTCTACTtggtattttaatttatattaattgcaTTTCATGGTTTACGCGCTGAGtgacattataattatttaaataaatataattgatgcctttataattgtttttatttcaaaaatcttTTTCTTTAACAACGAATTAAAAAAATGGAATCCAATCAGTCGCGGGCTGTTGCAAATTGTGACCAAGTGTCATTATTGGATTGTATAACTACTTACAAACAAATGCTGGGCTTGTTCAGAGAGGTTGTATATCATCTACCAtgatacaaacaaataatttccttCTGAAGTTTCTGGTACATAACAGTCGAAGGTAAAGCCCTGAAATTAAATCAGACGTTTGCAGCTGTAA
Coding sequences within:
- the LOC143225952 gene encoding uncharacterized protein LOC143225952 isoform X5 — its product is MTLAAILQQTTEYIYQLEQEKARLLAQNCQLKRLLNYQLHIDSDGSSPESPLPKRKKTETAESSDEGIGSMSPIGDTEYISEEMKKEMVGLQMQSDKEHRIQVMLKEQTRTSETQRYPGQIRKTIPQNTPEDFNADLPPLEQKQFPFVFPNGCSSSLSPGLQKTKNVFVSCPRSPTHHVENSEDFSGKNLPIFSPHSINIETCSSQLHILGSSGQTSQTTTTAATEVCSSSMKPSRTGETVHCITSPQTYKVSSTSRQNLETIVEAIRHLEGDHMFRDDPEPPRKLQSEGIISDDIASHESIFNFVPQKTSNIACDHEIIHYSSMKQSRPGVIVSNHT
- the LOC143225952 gene encoding uncharacterized protein LOC143225952 isoform X1, yielding MASYNRNNEKRRIFSELRRQQEEVIGSLCRLGSRPVSPKTQMEQEKRIRREIANSNERRRMQSINAGFQSLRTLLPQHEGEKLSKAAILQQTTEYIYQLEQEKARLLAQNCQLKRLLNYQLHIDSDGSSPESPLPKRKKTETAESSDEGIGSMSPIGDTEYISEEMKKEMVGLQMQSDKEHRIQVMLKEQTRTSETQRYPGQIRKTIPQNTPEDFNADLPPLEQKQFPFVFPNGCSSSLSPGLQKTKNVFVSCPRSPTHHVENSEDFSGKNLPIFSPHSINIETCSSQLHILGSSGQTSQTTTTAATEVCSSSMKPSRTGETVHCITSPQTYKVSSTSRQNLETIVEAIRHLEGDHMFRDDPEPPRKLQSEGIISDDIASHESIFNFVPQKTSNIACDHEIIHYSSMKQSRPGVIVSNHT
- the LOC143225952 gene encoding uncharacterized protein LOC143225952 isoform X4; translated protein: MEQEKRIRREIANSNERRRMQSINAGFQSLRTLLPQHEGEKLSKAAILQQTTEYIYQLEQEKARLLAQNCQLKRLLNYQLHIDSDGSSPESPLPKRKKTETAESSDEGIGSMSPIGDTEYISEEMKKEMVGLQMQSDKEHRIQVMLKEQTRTSETQRYPGQIRKTIPQNTPEDFNADLPPLEQKQFPFVFPNGCSSSLSPGLQKTKNVFVSCPRSPTHHVENSEDFSGKNLPIFSPHSINIETCSSQLHILGSSGQTSQTTTTAATEVCSSSMKPSRTGETVHCITSPQTYKVSSTSRQNLETIVEAIRHLEGDHMFRDDPEPPRKLQSEGIISDDIASHESIFNFVPQKTSNIACDHEIIHYSSMKQSRPGVIVSNHT
- the LOC143225952 gene encoding uncharacterized protein LOC143225952 isoform X2, translated to MASYNRNNEKRRIFSELRRQQEEVIGSLCRLGSRPVSPKTQMEQEKRIRREIANSNERRRMQSINAGFQSLRTLLPQHEGEKLSKAAILQQTTEYIYQLEQEKARLLAQNCQLKRLLNYQLHIDSDGSSPESPLPKRKKTETESSDEGIGSMSPIGDTEYISEEMKKEMVGLQMQSDKEHRIQVMLKEQTRTSETQRYPGQIRKTIPQNTPEDFNADLPPLEQKQFPFVFPNGCSSSLSPGLQKTKNVFVSCPRSPTHHVENSEDFSGKNLPIFSPHSINIETCSSQLHILGSSGQTSQTTTTAATEVCSSSMKPSRTGETVHCITSPQTYKVSSTSRQNLETIVEAIRHLEGDHMFRDDPEPPRKLQSEGIISDDIASHESIFNFVPQKTSNIACDHEIIHYSSMKQSRPGVIVSNHT
- the LOC143225952 gene encoding uncharacterized protein LOC143225952 isoform X3 — encoded protein: MWLGSRPVSPKTQMEQEKRIRREIANSNERRRMQSINAGFQSLRTLLPQHEGEKLSKAAILQQTTEYIYQLEQEKARLLAQNCQLKRLLNYQLHIDSDGSSPESPLPKRKKTETAESSDEGIGSMSPIGDTEYISEEMKKEMVGLQMQSDKEHRIQVMLKEQTRTSETQRYPGQIRKTIPQNTPEDFNADLPPLEQKQFPFVFPNGCSSSLSPGLQKTKNVFVSCPRSPTHHVENSEDFSGKNLPIFSPHSINIETCSSQLHILGSSGQTSQTTTTAATEVCSSSMKPSRTGETVHCITSPQTYKVSSTSRQNLETIVEAIRHLEGDHMFRDDPEPPRKLQSEGIISDDIASHESIFNFVPQKTSNIACDHEIIHYSSMKQSRPGVIVSNHT